The following proteins are encoded in a genomic region of Streptomyces gobiensis:
- the cydB gene encoding cytochrome d ubiquinol oxidase subunit II: MELHNIWFVLIAVLWTGYFFLEGFDFGVGVLTKVLARDRSERRVLINTIGPVWDGNEVWLLTAGGATFAAFPDWYATLFSGFYLPLLIILVCLIVRGVAFEYRAKRPEEHWQRNWEHAIFWTSLLPAFLWGVIFANIVYGVRIGPDKEYAGSFFDLLNTHAILGGLVTLTLFTFHGAVFTALKTVGDIRIRARRLATTLGLVTAALTLVFLSWTQSHSGDAKSFAAMTVAVLALVAALGANMAGREGWSFAFSGVTIAATVAMLFLALFPDVMPSSLDPEWSLTVTNTSSSPYTLKIMTWLAAIATPVVLLYQGWTYWVFRKRIGTQHIAEPVHH; the protein is encoded by the coding sequence ATGGAACTCCACAACATCTGGTTCGTCCTCATCGCCGTCCTGTGGACCGGCTACTTCTTCCTGGAGGGCTTTGACTTCGGCGTCGGCGTCCTCACCAAGGTGCTCGCCCGCGACCGGAGCGAGCGCCGGGTCCTGATCAACACGATCGGGCCGGTCTGGGACGGCAACGAGGTGTGGCTGCTGACGGCCGGCGGCGCCACCTTCGCCGCGTTCCCCGACTGGTACGCCACCCTCTTCTCCGGCTTCTATCTGCCGCTGCTGATCATCCTCGTCTGCCTCATCGTGCGCGGTGTCGCCTTCGAGTACCGCGCCAAGCGGCCCGAGGAGCACTGGCAGCGGAACTGGGAGCACGCCATCTTCTGGACCTCCCTGCTGCCCGCCTTCCTGTGGGGCGTCATCTTCGCCAACATCGTGTACGGGGTGCGGATCGGCCCCGACAAGGAGTACGCCGGGAGCTTCTTCGACCTGCTGAACACCCACGCGATTCTTGGCGGGCTCGTCACCCTCACCCTCTTCACCTTCCATGGCGCGGTGTTCACGGCACTCAAGACGGTCGGAGACATCCGTATCCGGGCGCGCAGGCTGGCCACGACGCTGGGGCTGGTGACGGCGGCGCTGACGCTGGTCTTCCTGAGCTGGACCCAGTCGCACAGCGGTGACGCCAAGAGCTTCGCCGCGATGACCGTGGCCGTGCTGGCGCTGGTCGCGGCGCTCGGGGCGAATATGGCCGGGCGAGAAGGCTGGTCCTTCGCCTTCTCCGGGGTGACCATCGCGGCCACGGTCGCGATGCTCTTCCTGGCGCTCTTCCCGGACGTCATGCCGTCCTCGCTGGACCCGGAGTGGAGCCTGACCGTCACCAACACCTCCTCCAGCCCGTACACCCTGAAGATCATGACCTGGCTCGCGGCCATCGCCACGCCCGTCGTCCTGCTCTACCAGGGCTGGACCTACTGGGTCTTCCGCAAGCGCATCGGCACCCAGCACATCGCCGAACCCGTCCACCACTGA
- a CDS encoding LacI family DNA-binding transcriptional regulator gives MTAVGKHQVTRSTSRRLGRAGIRDVAAAAGVSITTVSDALNGKGRLPDATRRHVREVADRLGYRPSAAARTLRTGKSGLIGLTVTTYGEEPFTFTEFAYFAEMVRAATSAALARGYALVILPAPARHSAIDVWSNVALDGTVVIDPSDHDPVVTELVRQGIPVVSDGRPGGTLPVTAWVDNDHEAAVTGLLDHLAESGARRIGLLTGTSTDTYTRLSTTAYFDWCDRVGQEPVYESYPAHDPCAGAIAADRLLARPDRPDAVYGLFDPNGTDLLAAARRYGLRVPEDLLLVCCSESTVYATTEPPITTLSLKPGRIGTAVIQLLIDAIEGVDHGRSAQQVMPTDLIVRTSSQRRHPRRTTVSAPRAPAVD, from the coding sequence ATGACAGCAGTAGGGAAGCACCAGGTGACCCGATCCACCAGCCGTCGACTGGGGCGTGCAGGCATCCGTGATGTCGCCGCAGCCGCCGGCGTGTCGATCACAACCGTCTCCGACGCACTCAACGGCAAGGGCCGGCTACCGGACGCCACCCGCCGCCACGTCCGCGAGGTCGCCGACCGGCTCGGCTACCGTCCCTCCGCCGCCGCCCGCACACTCCGCACCGGAAAGTCCGGACTGATCGGACTCACGGTCACCACGTACGGCGAAGAACCGTTCACCTTCACCGAGTTCGCTTATTTCGCGGAGATGGTGCGCGCCGCCACATCCGCCGCGCTGGCCCGGGGATACGCCCTGGTGATCCTGCCCGCCCCGGCCCGGCACAGCGCCATCGACGTCTGGTCCAATGTCGCCCTCGACGGCACCGTCGTCATCGACCCCTCGGACCACGACCCGGTCGTCACCGAGCTCGTCCGGCAGGGCATCCCGGTCGTCTCCGACGGCCGCCCAGGTGGCACCCTCCCGGTCACCGCATGGGTCGACAACGACCACGAGGCCGCCGTAACCGGCCTCCTGGATCACCTTGCCGAGTCCGGCGCCCGCCGTATCGGACTGCTCACCGGCACCAGCACCGACACCTATACGCGGCTGTCCACCACCGCCTATTTCGACTGGTGCGACCGGGTCGGCCAGGAGCCGGTCTATGAGTCCTACCCCGCCCATGACCCGTGCGCGGGCGCCATCGCCGCCGACCGGCTGCTCGCCCGGCCCGACCGACCCGACGCCGTCTACGGCCTGTTCGACCCCAACGGGACCGATCTGCTGGCCGCCGCCCGCCGCTATGGACTGCGGGTGCCCGAGGATCTGCTCCTCGTCTGCTGCAGCGAATCCACCGTCTACGCCACCACCGAACCACCGATCACCACGCTCTCCCTGAAACCGGGGCGCATCGGCACGGCCGTCATCCAGCTGCTCATCGACGCCATCGAAGGCGTCGACCACGGCCGTTCCGCTCAGCAGGTGATGCCGACCGATCTGATCGTGCGCACCTCATCCCAGCGACGCCACCCACGCCGCACCACCGTCAGCGCACCACGCGCACCCGCCGTGGACTGA
- a CDS encoding metallophosphoesterase, which produces MVEGSMTQGAGQGPNVWQHAGVGSATGLPHSNDTYTPTQRDLPVIGSGTDPNRTPTLVDVPSPAAAMPGVGEGPLYVVGDVHGYLDELRAALLNAGLIDTEDHWAAGNARLWFLGDFTDRGPDGIGVVDLVMQLSAEAAAAGGYCKALMGNHELLLIGAKRFGDTPVDSGAGTASFQAAWLLNGGQRTDMERLQEHHIQWMSRLDAMTLADGHLLVHSDTTAYLDYGDSITAVNDAITQALERRDPNETWELFRKFTKRFAFRDEGAGPQAVRELLDMYGGERIVHGHSPIPYLLGEVGSEDGEDTVQVHGPHIYADQLAIALDGGVTMAGKLLVAQLPLPA; this is translated from the coding sequence TTGGTGGAGGGGTCGATGACTCAGGGGGCCGGTCAGGGACCCAATGTGTGGCAGCACGCGGGCGTGGGAAGCGCCACTGGTCTGCCACACTCAAACGACACATATACCCCGACCCAGCGGGACCTGCCTGTGATCGGTAGTGGCACCGACCCCAACCGGACCCCCACCCTGGTGGACGTCCCCTCCCCAGCCGCGGCCATGCCCGGGGTGGGCGAAGGGCCTCTCTATGTCGTCGGCGATGTGCATGGATACCTCGATGAGCTGCGAGCCGCGCTGCTCAACGCGGGACTGATCGACACCGAGGACCACTGGGCCGCGGGCAACGCCCGGCTCTGGTTCCTCGGCGACTTCACCGACCGCGGCCCCGACGGCATCGGCGTTGTCGATCTCGTAATGCAGCTCTCCGCCGAGGCCGCGGCCGCCGGCGGCTACTGCAAGGCGCTGATGGGCAACCATGAGCTGCTGCTGATCGGCGCCAAGCGCTTCGGCGACACGCCGGTCGACTCCGGCGCGGGCACCGCCTCCTTCCAGGCCGCCTGGCTGCTCAACGGCGGCCAGCGCACCGATATGGAACGGCTCCAGGAGCACCACATCCAGTGGATGTCCCGGCTGGACGCCATGACCCTGGCCGACGGCCACCTGCTGGTGCACTCCGACACCACCGCGTATCTGGATTACGGCGACAGCATCACCGCCGTCAATGACGCCATCACCCAGGCGCTGGAGCGGCGCGACCCGAACGAGACCTGGGAACTCTTCCGCAAGTTCACCAAGCGCTTCGCCTTCCGTGATGAGGGTGCAGGACCGCAGGCGGTCCGCGAACTCCTGGATATGTACGGTGGCGAGCGGATCGTGCACGGACACAGCCCGATCCCCTATCTGCTCGGGGAAGTCGGCTCGGAAGACGGCGAGGACACCGTGCAGGTACACGGTCCGCATATCTACGCCGACCAACTCGCGATCGCCCTGGACGGCGGTGTGACCATGGCCGGAAAGCTACTTGTGGCCCAGCTGCCACTGCCTGCATGA
- the hisC gene encoding histidinol-phosphate transaminase yields MTDKTPKLRAALDGIPTYKPGRPAAADGPVAYKLSSNENPYPPLPGVLESAVAAAGSFNRYPDMACTGLMAELADRFEVPVEHLATGTGSVGVAQQLLQSTAGPGDEVIYAWRSFEAYPIITQISGAASVRVPLTGTEEHDLDAMADAVTERTRLIFVCSPNNPTGAAIRRPELERFLDRVPSDVLVVLDEAYREFVRDERVPDGIELYRDRPNVCVLRTFSKAYGLAGLRVGFAIAHEPVAAALRKTAVPFGVSQVAQDAAVASLRSEAALLERVDALVAERSRVFRELVAQGWTVPETQANFVWLRLGDRTVDFAAAAERAGAVVRPFPGEGVRVTIGEVAANDIFLRVAEAFRKEL; encoded by the coding sequence GTGACTGACAAGACCCCCAAGCTGCGTGCGGCGCTCGATGGAATCCCGACCTACAAGCCCGGCAGGCCCGCGGCTGCGGATGGTCCCGTCGCCTACAAGCTGTCCTCCAACGAGAACCCCTATCCGCCGCTCCCCGGTGTGCTGGAGTCCGCCGTCGCCGCGGCCGGGTCTTTCAACCGCTACCCGGATATGGCCTGTACGGGCCTGATGGCCGAGCTGGCAGATCGTTTCGAGGTTCCCGTCGAGCATCTGGCGACGGGGACGGGCTCGGTTGGGGTGGCACAGCAGCTGTTGCAGTCGACGGCCGGTCCGGGCGATGAGGTGATCTACGCCTGGCGCTCCTTTGAGGCATATCCGATCATCACCCAGATCTCCGGGGCGGCCTCGGTACGGGTGCCGCTGACCGGAACCGAGGAGCATGACCTCGACGCGATGGCGGACGCGGTCACCGAGCGCACCCGGCTGATCTTCGTCTGCAGCCCGAACAACCCCACCGGTGCCGCCATTCGCCGCCCTGAGCTGGAGCGCTTCCTGGACCGGGTGCCGAGCGATGTACTGGTCGTGCTGGATGAGGCCTACCGCGAGTTCGTCCGCGATGAGCGCGTCCCGGACGGTATCGAGCTCTACCGGGACCGTCCGAACGTCTGTGTGCTGCGCACCTTCTCCAAGGCCTACGGCCTGGCCGGGCTGCGGGTCGGCTTTGCCATCGCGCATGAGCCGGTCGCGGCGGCGCTGCGTAAGACGGCCGTCCCCTTCGGGGTGAGCCAGGTCGCCCAGGATGCCGCGGTCGCCTCGCTGCGCAGCGAGGCGGCGCTGCTGGAGCGGGTGGACGCGCTGGTCGCCGAGCGGTCCCGGGTCTTCCGTGAGCTGGTCGCACAGGGGTGGACGGTCCCCGAGACTCAGGCCAACTTCGTCTGGCTGCGGCTGGGGGACCGTACGGTCGACTTCGCGGCGGCCGCGGAGCGGGCGGGGGCCGTGGTGCGGCCCTTTCCGGGGGAGGGGGTGCGGGTGACGATTGGGGAGGTTGCGGCGAATGACATCTTCCTGCGGGTGGCGGAGGCCTTCCGCAAGGAGCTGTAG
- the cydD gene encoding thiol reductant ABC exporter subunit CydD translates to MRPVDPRLLRYARTTRLFLLATVVLGLAGAGLVIGQAMLIAEVVVRAFQQGASAADLRTPLLALILVSLGRALVSWLTELAAHRSSAAVKSELRTRLLAHATALGPGWLSGQRTGELATLATRGVDALDDYFARYLPQLGLAVVVPVAVLARILWSDWIAALTIVVTLPLIPVFMVLIGWATQTHMDRQWRMLSRLSHHFLDVVGGLPTLKVFGRAKAQTENIRAITADYRRATLRTLRIAFLSSFALELLATISVALVAVGIGMRLVHGELDLYTGLVVLILAPEAYLPLRQVGAQYHAAAEGLSAAEEVFTVLETAPPAADARPVRSTGISVEELVVRHPGREIDSLPATSLAVSPGETVAVVGPSGSGKTTLLNAILGFVRPDSGRVQAPGHDRIAWVPQHPYLFAGTIADNVRLARPDASDTEVLAALRDASAAELAPGTVLGEGGTGLSAGQRQRVALARAFLADRPVLLLDEPTSALDGATEAAVVEAVARLARGRTVLLVVHRPALLSLADRVVRLGSPIPALPENRGSAPDSGSLSGAGRVVPTRSAPGGTTAHNTGDWGRSPRFREGAGLGKTSLLGRVRGAGYGVRGRFGLAAGLGALALGSAVGLMAVSGWLISRASEQPPVLYLMVAVTATRAFGIGRAVFRYAERLVSHDAVLRVLADLRVSVYRRLERLAPAGLKETRKGDLLARLVGDVDAMQDYFLRWLLPATVAAVVGAGSVAFTGWLLPEAGAVLAVGLAVAGVGVPLLTAALAHRAERQLAPVRGTLATRTVDLLTGTGELTVAGALPARMAAVREADTALTRIAARSSAATALAGGLTALATGLTVTAAAWFGAQAVYEGRLAGVWLAVVVLTPLAAFEAVLGLPLAVQHRQRVRRSAERVYEVLDAPVPVQEPADPRPAPPSPFPVTVRGLTARHPGQSRPALAGLDLDLTPGRRVAVVGPSGSGKTTLALTLLRFLDAAEGTYTLGGIPAAELDGDTVRRSVGLCAQDAHTFDSTLRENLRLARTTATDDELRHALAAARLLTWVDTLPKGLDTLVGEHGAQLSGGQRQRLALARALLADFPVLVLDEPAEHLDPPTADALTADLLAATEGRTTVLITHRLTGLAAVDEVIVLHAGRVVQRGSYRELAAAEGPLREMLARERETEQLISVG, encoded by the coding sequence ATGCGACCCGTCGACCCGCGCCTGCTCCGGTACGCCCGCACCACCCGGCTGTTTCTGCTCGCCACGGTGGTGCTCGGGCTGGCCGGTGCGGGCCTGGTCATCGGCCAGGCGATGCTCATCGCCGAAGTCGTCGTACGGGCCTTTCAGCAGGGCGCGTCGGCGGCGGACCTCCGTACGCCGCTGCTGGCGCTCATCCTGGTCTCCCTCGGCCGGGCGCTGGTCTCCTGGCTGACCGAGCTCGCCGCGCACCGCTCCAGCGCGGCGGTCAAGTCCGAGCTCCGTACGCGGTTGCTGGCGCACGCCACGGCGCTGGGGCCCGGGTGGCTGAGCGGTCAGCGCACCGGCGAGCTGGCCACGCTGGCCACCCGGGGCGTGGACGCGCTGGACGACTACTTCGCCCGCTATCTCCCCCAGCTCGGCCTGGCGGTCGTGGTGCCGGTGGCCGTGCTCGCGCGGATCCTGTGGTCCGACTGGATCGCGGCGCTGACGATCGTCGTCACACTGCCGCTGATCCCGGTCTTCATGGTGCTCATCGGCTGGGCCACCCAGACCCATATGGACCGGCAGTGGCGGATGCTGTCCCGGCTCTCGCACCACTTTCTGGATGTCGTCGGCGGGCTGCCGACGCTCAAGGTTTTCGGGCGGGCGAAGGCGCAGACGGAGAACATCCGCGCCATCACCGCGGACTACCGCCGCGCCACGCTGCGCACGCTGCGGATCGCTTTTCTCTCCTCGTTCGCGCTGGAGCTCCTTGCGACGATCTCGGTCGCGCTGGTCGCGGTCGGCATCGGAATGCGGCTGGTGCACGGCGAACTTGACCTCTATACGGGGCTGGTGGTGCTGATCCTCGCCCCGGAGGCGTATCTGCCGCTGCGGCAGGTCGGGGCGCAGTATCACGCGGCCGCCGAAGGGCTCTCGGCGGCCGAGGAGGTCTTTACGGTCCTGGAGACCGCGCCGCCAGCCGCTGACGCGCGGCCCGTGCGCAGCACGGGGATCAGCGTCGAGGAGCTGGTGGTACGCCACCCGGGCCGGGAGATTGACTCACTCCCCGCGACCAGTCTGGCGGTCTCCCCCGGTGAGACGGTCGCCGTCGTCGGTCCTTCCGGGTCCGGTAAGACCACGCTCCTGAACGCCATTCTGGGCTTCGTCCGCCCCGACTCCGGCCGTGTCCAGGCGCCCGGTCACGACCGGATCGCCTGGGTCCCGCAGCACCCGTATCTCTTCGCGGGCACGATCGCCGACAATGTGCGGCTGGCCCGCCCGGACGCATCGGATACGGAGGTCCTGGCGGCGCTACGGGACGCCAGCGCGGCTGAGCTGGCGCCCGGCACGGTGCTCGGTGAGGGCGGCACCGGGCTCTCCGCGGGCCAGCGTCAACGGGTCGCCCTGGCACGGGCGTTCCTCGCCGACCGGCCCGTCCTGCTGCTGGACGAGCCGACATCGGCGCTGGACGGGGCGACGGAGGCTGCGGTCGTCGAGGCCGTTGCGCGGCTGGCGCGTGGGCGTACGGTGCTGCTGGTTGTGCACCGTCCGGCGCTGCTGTCACTGGCCGACCGGGTGGTGCGGTTGGGTTCCCCGATCCCGGCCCTTCCCGAAAACCGGGGCTCCGCCCCGGACTCCGGTTCGTTGTCGGGTGCGGGTCGTGTTGTGCCCACCCGTTCCGCCCCTGGCGGAACGACTGCCCACAACACTGGGGACTGGGGGCGGAGCCCCCGGTTTCGGGAAGGGGCGGGGCTGGGGAAAACCTCGCTGCTTGGGCGGGTGCGGGGGGCCGGGTACGGGGTGCGGGGGCGGTTTGGGCTGGCGGCTGGGCTGGGGGCGCTCGCGTTGGGCAGTGCTGTGGGGCTGATGGCTGTTTCGGGGTGGCTGATTTCCCGGGCGTCCGAGCAGCCGCCGGTGCTGTATCTGATGGTGGCCGTGACGGCCACCCGGGCCTTCGGGATCGGGCGGGCCGTATTCCGGTATGCCGAGCGGCTGGTGTCCCATGACGCGGTCCTGCGCGTACTCGCGGATCTGCGGGTGAGTGTCTACCGGCGGCTGGAGCGGCTCGCTCCGGCGGGGTTGAAGGAGACGCGTAAGGGGGATCTGCTGGCGCGGCTCGTCGGGGATGTGGACGCGATGCAGGACTACTTCCTGCGGTGGCTGCTGCCCGCCACCGTGGCGGCCGTTGTCGGAGCCGGCAGCGTCGCGTTCACCGGGTGGCTGCTCCCCGAAGCCGGGGCCGTGCTCGCCGTCGGGCTGGCCGTCGCCGGGGTCGGGGTGCCGCTGCTCACCGCCGCCCTCGCCCACCGTGCCGAGCGGCAACTCGCCCCCGTACGGGGCACCCTGGCCACCCGTACCGTCGATCTGCTCACCGGCACCGGGGAGTTGACGGTCGCCGGGGCGCTGCCCGCCCGGATGGCGGCGGTCAGGGAAGCCGACACCGCGCTCACCCGGATCGCCGCCCGGTCGTCCGCCGCTACCGCGCTGGCGGGCGGACTGACCGCGCTGGCCACCGGGTTGACGGTGACCGCCGCGGCCTGGTTCGGCGCACAGGCCGTGTATGAGGGGCGCCTCGCCGGGGTATGGCTGGCGGTCGTCGTGCTGACGCCGCTGGCCGCCTTTGAGGCGGTGCTCGGTCTGCCGCTCGCCGTACAGCACCGGCAACGGGTGCGCCGTAGCGCGGAGCGGGTGTACGAGGTGCTGGACGCCCCCGTACCCGTTCAGGAGCCGGCCGACCCCAGGCCCGCGCCCCCCTCGCCGTTCCCGGTCACCGTGCGGGGGCTCACCGCACGGCACCCCGGGCAGTCGCGCCCCGCCCTCGCGGGGCTGGACCTCGACCTCACCCCGGGCCGCCGGGTGGCCGTCGTCGGGCCCTCCGGCTCCGGGAAGACGACCCTCGCGCTGACCCTGCTCCGCTTTCTGGACGCGGCGGAGGGGACGTACACCCTCGGCGGAATCCCGGCCGCTGAGCTCGACGGGGACACCGTGCGGCGCAGCGTTGGCCTGTGCGCCCAGGACGCCCACACTTTCGACAGCACCCTGCGCGAGAATCTCCGGCTGGCACGGACCACCGCCACCGACGATGAGCTCCGCCATGCCCTCGCCGCCGCCCGGCTGCTCACCTGGGTGGACACCCTGCCCAAGGGTCTGGACACCCTCGTCGGTGAGCATGGCGCCCAGCTCTCCGGCGGTCAGCGGCAGCGTCTCGCGCTCGCACGGGCCCTGCTCGCCGACTTCCCGGTGCTGGTGCTGGACGAGCCCGCCGAGCACCTGGATCCGCCTACCGCCGATGCGCTCACCGCGGATCTGCTCGCCGCCACCGAGGGCCGTACGACGGTCCTGATCACACACCGGCTGACGGGGCTGGCGGCGGTTGACGAGGTGATCGTTCTCCATGCGGGCCGGGTTGTGCAGCGCGGCTCGTATCGGGAGCTGGCGGCGGCCGAGGGGCCGCTGCGCGAGATGCTGGCCCGGGAGCGGGAAACTGAGCAGTTGATAAGTGTCGGGTAA
- a CDS encoding cytochrome ubiquinol oxidase subunit I encodes MEIALAPETLARWQFGITTVYHFLFVPLTISLAALVAGLQAAWVRTNKEKYLRATKFWGKLFLINIAMGVVTGILQEFQFGMNWSDYSRFVGDVFGAPLAFEALIAFFFESTFIGLWIFGWDKLPQKIHLACIWMVAIGTVLSAYFILAANSWMQHPVGYRINEEAGRAELTDFWQVLTQNTAVAQFFHTITAAFLTGAAFMVGIAAYHLLRRKHIPVMRTSLRLGLVTMVVSGLLVVVSGDRLAKIMYDQQPMKMAAAEALWDTEGPAPFSLFAIGDVDRGHNRVAIEVPGVLSFLAHDNFSDPVPGINDTNEAMQEKYGPGDYRPNIPVAYWSFRWMIGFGMVSFGLGVIGLWLTRKRRWLSERLRTGEDEVPRLALTKDGELGPKLTTWYWRAAVLTLGFPLIASSWGWIFTEMGRQPWVVYGVLPTSSAVSPSVSQGEVITSMTVYTLLYAALAVIEVKLLVKYVKAGPPELTEADLNPPTRIGGDDTDPDRPMAFSY; translated from the coding sequence GTGGAAATCGCGCTGGCGCCGGAGACCCTGGCGCGATGGCAGTTCGGCATCACGACCGTCTACCACTTCCTCTTCGTTCCCCTGACGATCTCGCTGGCCGCGCTCGTCGCGGGCCTCCAGGCCGCCTGGGTGCGTACCAACAAGGAGAAGTACCTCAGGGCCACCAAGTTCTGGGGCAAGCTGTTCCTGATCAACATCGCGATGGGTGTCGTCACCGGCATCCTGCAGGAGTTCCAGTTCGGCATGAACTGGTCAGATTACTCCCGCTTTGTCGGTGATGTCTTCGGCGCTCCGCTCGCCTTCGAGGCGCTGATCGCCTTCTTCTTCGAGTCCACCTTCATCGGCCTGTGGATCTTCGGCTGGGACAAGCTGCCGCAGAAGATCCATCTCGCCTGCATCTGGATGGTCGCGATCGGCACGGTCCTGTCGGCGTACTTCATCCTGGCGGCCAACTCCTGGATGCAGCACCCGGTCGGCTACCGCATCAATGAGGAGGCCGGGCGGGCTGAGCTCACCGACTTCTGGCAGGTCCTCACCCAGAACACCGCGGTGGCGCAGTTCTTCCACACCATCACCGCCGCCTTCCTCACCGGCGCCGCCTTTATGGTCGGCATCGCCGCCTACCACCTGCTCCGCAGGAAGCACATACCGGTGATGCGGACCTCGCTCCGCCTCGGGCTGGTAACCATGGTCGTCTCCGGACTGCTCGTGGTCGTCAGCGGCGACCGGCTCGCCAAGATCATGTACGACCAGCAGCCGATGAAGATGGCCGCCGCCGAGGCGCTGTGGGACACCGAGGGCCCGGCCCCCTTCTCCCTCTTCGCCATCGGTGATGTCGACAGGGGACACAACAGGGTCGCCATCGAGGTCCCCGGCGTGCTCTCCTTCCTCGCGCACGACAACTTCTCCGATCCGGTCCCCGGCATCAATGACACCAACGAGGCGATGCAGGAGAAGTACGGACCGGGCGACTACCGGCCCAATATCCCCGTCGCCTACTGGTCCTTCCGCTGGATGATCGGCTTCGGCATGGTTTCCTTCGGGCTCGGCGTCATCGGACTCTGGCTGACCCGTAAGAGGCGCTGGCTCAGCGAGCGGCTGCGTACCGGTGAGGACGAGGTGCCACGGCTCGCCCTCACCAAGGACGGGGAGCTCGGCCCCAAGCTGACCACCTGGTACTGGCGGGCCGCCGTGCTCACCCTTGGCTTTCCGCTCATCGCCAGCTCCTGGGGCTGGATCTTCACCGAGATGGGCCGCCAGCCCTGGGTGGTCTACGGGGTGCTGCCCACCTCCTCCGCCGTATCGCCCAGCGTCTCGCAGGGCGAAGTGATCACCTCGATGACCGTCTACACCCTGCTCTACGCGGCGCTCGCCGTGATCGAGGTCAAGCTGCTCGTGAAGTACGTCAAGGCCGGACCGCCCGAACTGACGGAGGCCGACCTCAACCCGCCCACCAGGATCGGCGGCGACGACACAGACCCCGACCGGCCCATGGCCTTCTCGTACTGA
- a CDS encoding cyclophilin-like fold protein: protein MEIRIIWPAGQLTAQLDDTPTSRALLDALPIESSANTWGEEVYFDTRLTPVLENSARQVVDPGTVAFWTDGDALALPYGPTPISRGDECRLASPCNVLGRVDGDPRVLATVRSGDPIRVEAT, encoded by the coding sequence ATGGAGATTCGCATCATCTGGCCCGCCGGCCAGCTCACCGCACAACTCGACGACACCCCGACCAGCCGAGCGCTGCTTGACGCGCTCCCTATCGAGTCCTCGGCGAACACCTGGGGCGAAGAGGTCTACTTCGACACCCGGCTCACCCCGGTGCTGGAAAACAGCGCCCGCCAGGTCGTGGACCCCGGCACGGTCGCCTTCTGGACCGACGGGGACGCGCTGGCGCTGCCGTATGGCCCGACCCCGATTTCGCGCGGGGACGAGTGCCGTCTCGCCAGCCCGTGCAATGTGCTGGGCCGGGTGGACGGCGACCCCCGCGTCCTGGCGACCGTACGCAGCGGCGACCCCATTCGCGTAGAGGCCACGTAG